The window GGGTGGTGAACCTGCACGAGGATTTCCTGTCCGTCATTTCCTGGGAGCTTTTGCCGATCGTAATGGAGGTTGCGAGAAGGGGCTACAGGGATCGCGATCCGAATAGCCTGGCCTTGCTTGTCGGCGCCTTCGAGAAGAGATCCACTGTGATCAAGGATCGGCATGCGCGACTCCTCGAAAGTCTTCTTCTGAGAATTCATGACGCCTACCTCGTTGGACAATGAGTCATGAGCGACCAAGGCAAGCGCCCCTATCTTGTTGCGTACGACATTGCTGATCCGAAAAGGCTCTGCCTCGTCCACAAGATCCTCACCAGATACGCCGTCCCTGTCCAGTATTCCGTGTTTATCGGCACCTTTACCCCCACGAACCTTGAGGCCCTCAAAAAGGAGCTTGTGCAGGTCATAGAAAATGACGAGGACGACATAAGAATGTATCCTATCTCACGCAACGCCGATCCCATCACCATCGGCCGGCACTTCCTGCCGGAGGATGTACTGCTTTTTATCCAGAACAAACGGGCTGATATCACGCCCCTTGTCAGGGGTGGAGTCCATGGGCATGATCTCTGCGACAAGAAGAAAAAATAGGAGGAAAAGTAAGCAAATGGCGAATTGGCTTTTCAAACGTTATCAAAATTGGCAAGGTGGCTTGTATGAGGCTGGAAATATTTCAAAAAAAAGGAGGAGCTATTGATCCGATTGCCCTGATGAAGAAGGGATTAAGACTTCCATGCAGAGATAAATCCGCCTAAATAGCACTGGCATTGATCCGATTGCCCTGATGAAGAAGGGATTAAGACACGGGAAAAGCCACCAACTTTCCCTGCTGGATCAATTGATCCGATTGCCCTGATGAAGAAGGGATTAAGACTCGTCGGTTACGTGGGATATGATCAGTTGGGAGCCCGTCATTGATCCGATTGCCCTGATGAAGAAGGGATTAAGACGAAAAGACATGGCAACAATCACAGTAAGGAAAAAATTGATCCGATTGCCCTGATGAAGAAGGGATTAAGACCTCCATGCAGAGATAGACCCGCCGAAACAGAAATTGATCCGATTGCCCTGATGAAGAAGGGATTAAGACACGTGAGCTGGGCGGAAACCCAGATTTTTCACGATTGATCCGATTGCCCTGATGAAGAAGGGATTAAGACCAGCAGCCGCGCAGCCAGATCGCGCGGCAGGCATTGATCCGATTGCCCTGATGAAGAAGGGATTAAGACCGTCGTGCCAGACGATGATCCGCGCAAATGAGGAATTGATCCGATTGCCCTGATGAAGAAGGGATTAAGACGACAACGCACGTCGCTAATTCGAACACGCGTCGATTGATCCGATTGCCCTGATGAAGAAGGGATTAAGACAGATCAGTTTGTGCATAATCAGCAAATGTCTCGATTGATCCGATTGCCCTGATGAAGAAGGGATTAAGACCCAAGCCACAACTCTAATTTCGGACTGGGATAGAATTGATCCGATTGCCCTGATGAAGAAGGGATTAAGACTTGAGTTTGATTTGTTTTCTTCCGGATCGTAAATTGATCCGATTGCCCTGATGAAGAAGGGATTAAGACAGGCTGAGGCCACCGATGCGGCAATAAACGCTATTGATCCGATTGCCCTGATGAAGAAGGGATTAAGACCTTCGCCCGTTTTTCATTGTTAACGGCCACGTACATTGATCCGATTGCCCTGATGAAGAAGGGATTAAGACTTATTAGTAGTTAATATAATCATCAATATCATCGATTGATCCGATTGCCCTGATGAAGAAGGGATTAAGACTACAACAATCGCCATTTTTTTGCCCTCCTTAATATTGATCCGATTGCCCTGATGAAGAAGGGATTAAGACATTTCCCATTCTGCTTCTTCATCCTCATCCTATTGATCCGATTGCCCTGATGAAGAAGGGATTAAGACTTGCCGATTAGGGCAAGTACTTTTTGCTCAGGTGTATTGATCCGATTGCCCTGATGAAGAAGGGATTAAGACCGCTTGCGAGCGCTCTTGCCGATTCTCATCTATTAATTGATCCGATTGCCCTGATGAAGAAGGGATTAAGACTGACATTCCTCCTTCATTTATGTTTAGTGTTTTATTGATCCGATTGCCCTGATGAAGAAGGGATTAAGACCATTGTGCCCCTTGGGTTGGGATGGCGGCGCTATTGATCCGATTGCCCTGATGAAGAAGGGATTAAGACTTTTCCCTCTGTTGATTGTTAACGGACACGTACTATTGATCCGATTGCCCTGATGAAGAAGGGATTAAGACAGATCATGGAGATTTTTTTGAACTTGAAACCCATTGATCCGATTGCCCTGATGAAGAAGGGATTAAGACTCGACGCTGTCCCATATTTTCATTTCCCATACTATTGATCCGATTGCCCTGATGAAGAAGGGATTAAGACTTCTGTAGGATAATAACTATCAACAAGATCTTGGTATTGATCCGATTGCCCTGATGAAGAAGGGATTAAGACTGATTTGCCTTGCAGACCTCAGCGTCTGCAACATTGATCCGATTGCCCTGATGAAGAAGGGATTAAGACCCCTCGTTCTTGCAAAACTTGATTAATCCCTTGATTGATCCGATTGCCCTGATGAAGAAGGGATTAAGACATCCGGGCCGTCGATGTCCCGGATCCATGCATTGATCCGATTGCCCTGATGAAGAAGGGATTAAGACCAGGGCGCTTGAAGATGTTGAGCCTGTCGGCATTGATCCGATTGCCCTGATGAAGAAGGGATTAAGACCGTTGCCTGCGCGCGGATTTTTAAAGCGCTTGCAAGTGGATTGATCCGATTGCCCTGATGAAGAAGGGATTAAGACCTCTCAAGGGGAGCCATCAAGAAAAGGGCGCCGCCTATATTGATCCGATTGCCCTGATGAAGAAGGGATTAAGACGCCTTGTGTTGGGTAAGATTCAAAATTTTCACATTGATCCGATTGCCCTGATGAAGAAGGGATTAAGACAGAGATTATAGATTTCAGAAATAATTTCACCATCATTGATCCGATTGCCCTGATGAAGAAGGGATTAAGACCCGACCCTTAAGGTCATCATAGGGCTCGCCCTTGATTGATCCGATTGCCCTGATGAAGAAGGGATTAAGACGAGATCCGGGCCATCAATATCCCGGATCCAGGCCCATTGATCCGATTGCCCTGATGAAGAAGGGATTAAGACCGACCTTTTGACTTATATCTCTTGTGAGTGTTCATTGATCCGATTGCCCTGATGAAGAAGGGATTAAGACTTGTGGGCAATGTACTTGCCCACAAGGGCCATTACTTTCATTGATCCGATTGCCCTGATGAAGAAGGGATTAAGACACGAGGGGTTACCTTGCTTTCGGGCGTCCACTGCCATTGATCCGATTGCCCTGATGAAGAAGGGATTAAGACGCCCCGAGGGTTAAGTTAGCCCTCAGGGCTTGTATCATTGATCCGATTGCCCTGATGAAGAAGGGATTAAGACCATAATCTTTCCTCCTTTAAATTAAGATTTATCGGCATTGATCCGATTGCCCTGATGAAGAAGGGATTAAGACTAGAAGACCGGAGCAGTTTCCAGTACATCCACATTGATCCGATTGCCCTGATGAAGAAGGGATTAAGACTTCCATAGATAGACGCCGTACCATCCATAAATATGGATTGATCCGATTGCCCTGATGAAGAAGGGATTAAGACACCGGCCTGATCCATGACTTTCTGAAAACTTGTATCTATTGATCCGATTGTCCTGATGAAGAAGGGATTAAGACGAAGGCGGATAACCCGCCTTTTCTCGTTTTTCGATTGATCCGATTGCCCTGATGAAGAAGGGATTAAGACTTTTTCTTAAGTGTGATTGTTGCCATTTTCTTCTATTGATCCGATTGCCCTGATGAAGAAGGGATTAAGACCCTATTAAGGCAAGCACTTTTTGCTCCGGCGTTAATTGATCCGATTGCCCTGATGAAGAAGGGATTAAGACAGCTCGGCGCAGTGTTCTTCGGGGACATCCACGATTGATCCGATTGCCCTGATGAAGAAGGGATTAAGACACCATGACCCCGGAGTGTAGCATGCCTGCCTTATTGATCCGATTGCCCTGATGAAGAAGGGATTAAGACTCCACGGACTGGGAAAGCTGTCAGCTTCCCATCAATTGATCCGATTGCCCTGATGAAGAAGGGATTAAGACTTATTGGTCGCGATATATTTCGCGACCAAGGTAAATTGATCCGATTGCCCTGATGAAGAAGGGATTAAGACCTATTTCGATGCCACGACCATAAATAGACGACTCCATTGATCCGATTGCCCTGATGAAGAAGGGATTAAGACCCCCGAGCTTGTTAGGCTCGGGGTTGGAGCTCCATTGATCCGATTGCCCTGATGAAGAAGGGATTAAGACCGAATTTGATTTAGAATTAAGTGCTCTTTTTAATTGATCCGATTGCCCTGATGAAGAAGGGATTAAGACTTTTGCTCACTGTCCATGTGCGCAACGATTTTTATTGATCCGATTGCCCTGATGAAGAAGGGATTAAGACAGATAAAGACTGTTTCATAATTTCCTCCTTTATTAGATTGATCCGATTGCCCTGATGAAGAAGGGATTAAGACCGAATTTGATTTAGAATTAAGTGCTCTTTTTAATTGATCCGATTGCCCTGATGAAGAAGGGATTAAGACAGGCAGAGTCTATAGACTCTGCCTCTCCATGCATTGATCCGATTGCCCTGATGAAGAAGGGATTAAGACGAGCCCCAGTTTCCCAATCTACTTCCGGGGCTGGGATTGATCCGATTGCCCTGATGAAGAAGGGATTAAGACGAAAGAGCCATGGGGACCTCCTTTTTTTGTTTATCATTGATCCGATTGCCCTGATGAAGAAGGGATTAAGACGCACTAACTTTGAGTACTCTCTCCTTTCCTCCGATTGATCCGATTGCCCTGATGAAGAAGGGATTAAGACAGAAGTTTTTTCCATGGTTTCCTCCTTTCGTCATTGATTCGATTGCCCTGATGAAGAAGGGATTAAGACAATAAGCGGGACCAATGCCTCGTTCTGCTTAGGATTGATCCGATTGCCATGATGAAGACTGTAGGGGCGAAAAATTTTCGTCCCTACAATTACTTTGATCCGATTGCCGGATGCACTGCGCTTATCCGGCCTGCAGGGGAAAAGGTAAGGGGCATGGCGATGTGGTGCCCGACCCTTCGGCAGATCCGGCACCTCCCTGATTGCTGCGGAGAAGGCGGACCAAGTGGCGCGTCTGATCGAGCTCGATCCGAAGTATGCGGAGGTGATCGTGCAGCCCTGGCATGACTGCACAGGCAGGCAGGCGCTTAGCGGTCAAGTCCTTCGCCGATTTGGCCTGGCAGCGCCAGTCCGAATGGCTGTTAGCTGTTCAGCCTTTTAAGCTCACGGTTGAAGTTTTCGTGAGGCCCAACCATCAGAAGTTTGATCGTGCTTTCGTCGAGTGCTCGATAGGCCAGCAGGCAAAGCAAGCTGCCCATACGAAACTCGTAAACCCGCACACCAGACAGATCGCCAACTTTGGCTTCACCGACTTCGGTCTGACTGACAAGGGTGCGTACCGCTTCGCCGAACGCCGCTTTCTGCTGCTCGTGGAGCCTTTTGACGGTGCGTTCGAAGGTCGGAGTCACAAAGATGCGCATCAGCCGAATTTGTACTCGCCCACGGGCTCTTCTTGATCGGCGATCAGGATCTCGCGGATGACACTGAACGGCAGATCCGGGTTTTCAGTGGTGATCTTGCCGATCTGCGACCAATACTCGATTTGCTTTGGCACCGAGCGGTGCTCGATGGCGCCGTAGCGCTTGGCGGTTTCGACCAGGGCTTCTGGCAGCTTGACATTGATAGCCATGACTAACCTCCATGAATGGGCGCATTCTCGCTCACCATGGTCCAAAAAGGAACCCGTGAATCCGTGAGATATGCACTCAACCTTTCGATTTCACAACATAAGCCTACGGGCCGGGGTATTTGTGGATGGAGGCGCCCACGGACGGGTCTCGAACGGCAAATCTGCCCCCATGGATGGGGGCTATTTGCCGCACGAAACAAATACCCCGGCCCGTAGGCTCACGGATTCAGGGGATATATATAGGCTTTTCCCCGCGCTTTTCAGGGGAAATGGACTCCCATCGCTTTCTGATCTGCTCCTTACGCTCGGGCGGAAGTTTCCTGAACCACTCGAATCTCCTACGGATGCGTTCCCGCTTCTCAGGCGGGAGCTCCCTGAATTTTTTGAACCTTTTTCTTAATAACTCGCGTTTTTCCGGTGGGAGATCCTTCCATCGGCTGAACCTCTCCAGCGCGATTTCGCGTTCCTCCGGGGACATATTCATCCACCTGTCTGCTCCACGTCTCAGGCGGTCCTTCTTTTCCGGGGACAGATCCGCCCAGCGCCCGGCAAAGGGTTTGAGGACCTCCTGTTCCTCCCTGGTAAGTCCATCCCAGGGCAGATCCTCCTTTCCGGAGGCGGATGAAAGGGAAGGGAGCGTCGTCAGAACTCCGATAGATGCAAGGATGACGATCCAGTATCTGCAGTGAAGCCTCCAGTTCATGGTCTCTTTCCACCTTTGTGTTCCTGGTATGCGGGATTTTTCTCCTCCTCCATGGATTCAAGGGACATCGGATCCACCTGCTCGCCTTCTTCCGTCTGGAATGTGCCGAGATATTCCAGAAATTCCATGGATACGACCTCTTCGGTCGGAGGACAGGATGCAGCGGTCCCGCCGTCCACAAGTCCGCTTAACAGAAAGAAGGATGCTATGGCGCAGTCAACCAAGGGCAGCCTCTTCATGGGTTGCAAGCCATTCGTAGAATTCAAGTTCTTCATAGAGATCCATGGGCTCGGAAGTCGTCATGATCTCGAGGTCTTCGAACATATCTTGTCTCGCCGACCGATCTTCCGGGTGCCCGGATAGGAAGAATGAAAATGCGATGAGAACAAGGGCCGCAAGGGCGCCTGCAGGCAGGAGAAGGTGTCGAGCTCACGGGCCGTGTCCAGAAGGCGCCTCCCCCTATCAGCCAGCGTCCGGGGTAGGCATTACCGGCCGCCACGTCTAGGGCCATCGCCGAGGTCCACTAACGGCCCTGGTTCATCAACGGCACGAAACCGCCCGGGTCAGGGGGGCTACCCTGCTCACAGGGATTTACCCAGGTAATTCAGCTTGTAGATCTCGAGCACGGAAAGACAGAGGGCGATCACGATGGGCCCCAATACCAGGCCGAGAAAACCGAAAAGGTTGATCCCTCCGATGATGCTCAACAGCAGAAAGAGGTTGTGGATCTGTATCTTGCCTCCGATGAGATACGGCCTCAAAAAATAATCTATCTGGCTTATGACAAGCACGCTGAACCCGATAAGGATTGCGGCCTTCACGTACATGCCCGCAGCAACGAGATAGACCGTGGCGGGGATCCATACGAGAGCCGTCCCGACCATGGGGATGAAGGTCGCCACACCCATGACGATCCCCCAGAGTATGGGGGCGGAAAAATCGAGTACCCACAGGATGAAGATCCCCAATGACGCCTGGACAAAGGCGGTCATGATGTTCCCGTAAAGGGTTGCGGAAAGGACGTCGTGGGTCACCCTGAAGAAGTTGGCTGTCTCGCGGTCAGAAAACGGGAGCAGTTCCTTGAAGGAGGCGAGCAAACGGTCCCCGTCCCGCAAAAGATAGAAGAGGATGGTGAGCATGATAAAGGCCTTGAAGATGAGAGAAGCCACGTTTTTGAAAACGACCGTCCCCTGGGCGATAAGGATCTCCCCGAGCCTTTTCGAGAGATCCGTGATGGCCTCCCTGATTGTCTCCTCGTGTCCACGGACAAGCTCAATGAGTTGGGGGAACCTTTCCTTCAGGATCGGGAAAGCCTCCAGATCCGGGATGAGCCTGAGGCCCTGGCCGTGGAGTCTTTCCTGGATGGATACATAGACCTTGAAGGTCTCGTTCGTAAGGCTCCCCAGGAGCAAGAACACGGGAATCACGATGAAGGCGATGATGAGGGCGGTCATGATCGCGGCAGACAGGTTGTCCCGGCCCCGGAGATATCTCCTTATCCGCTGGTGGATGGGGTAAGAAAAGAGGGCGAGGATGATGGCCCATGCCATGGGCTCAAAAAACGGCGCAAAAAGCCTGAGCCCGAGACCCAAAATGAGAAAGGCGATCGAAAAGGCGAGAAAACCGACGTACTTCTTGTTGTCAGCCGGATTGACGGGAGGGAACATCATGCCTCTGGCCCGAATGATGGAGGGAAAAGGGATTCGATGCCATGCGGGAAAACGTCAGGGGAGATGCCAAGGGCGCCGACAAGCCAGAGAAGCTCGTCATAAGGGCAATTAATGGAGGATTTACGCCTTCCGTTCGTGACGTCGTCCAGTTCCTGGGTCAGAAACCCGATGAGGGCATGGGCGATCTCCTGATCAAGACCGGAGATCTCCTTTCCTTGCCGGGCCGCAAAGGATAGGAGGCGCCTCACATTCACCACGCACCGGGCAAGGCCCCGGTACGAGCGCTTATCACGGTTCTCGGGAGTCAGGTCTCGCAGGATGATCCTTCGATAACAGGAGATCACCGCGTCAGTGAGGCGTTCCATATCCTCTGGTTCGAGCTCTATACGCGGTCCGTCCTGGGCCTGGGTAAGATGATAAATGGATTCGTGCAATGCCACCTCAGGGATCTCTCCGGCCTTCAGGATCGAAAAGACCTCCTCTTCGAGGAGCTCTGATTTTTCCAATGCGTTACCAGTCAAGGGGACGTTTCCATGCATCCTTGAGGTCCTGGATATCCACAGAGACAAAGGGATGATCCCCATGGAACGAGAGGGCGAATCTCCGGCCTTCTGTCACGTGCCCGATGCGGGCAAAGGCAGTGCCGGACATGGCCTCCTCAAAGGCGCGCTCGTTTTCCGGCCCTACCGTGACGACAAAGCGGGACTGGCTCTCGCTGAAAAGGAGGTGGTCGAGGCGATCCACACCCTCGGCCGGCACAAGCCCCAGGTCGATCTCCATGCCAAGGCCTCCGCTGAAGGCCGTTTCAGCGAGCGCCACAGCAAGGCCTCCGTCCGAACAATCGTGGCAGGAGGCCACAAGGCCATGGCGGATTGCCCTTGAAAGGGCGAGATACCTGGCCTTTGCCTCGGGGATCCTGACCCTTGGGACCGTATTTCCCACAAAACCGTGTCGTGCATAATACTCCGACCCGCCGAGCTCGGGGTAGGTGACGCCGAGCACATAGATGCCGTCTCCCGGCCTCTTGGCATCCATGGTGACTGCGCGGCGGACGTCGTCCATCTTGCTGATCACGGAAAAAAGAAGGGTCGGGGGGATGGAGATCTTGACCCCTTCGATGATGGCGTCGTTTTTCATACTGTCCTTTCCGGAGATGCACGGGACTCCGTAGGCCCGGCAGATCTCGGAAAGGGCGAGGTTTGCACGCACGAGCTGGGCGAGTTTATAGCGGCCGTCCGGCGTCTTTTCCGACTGGACTGGATCGCACCAGCAGAAATTGTCGAGCCCGGCCATGAGATCGAGCCCGCCTCCCACACATACGGCGTTTCTGACCGCCTCATCCACTGCGCATGCGACCATGTGATAGGTGTCGATTGCGCTGTATTTCGGGCAGATCCCGTGGGCGATCACAAGACCTTCAAAAGAAGCGAGATCAGGACGGATCACCGCGGCATCAGACGGGCCGTCATCAAGGATGCCGACTAAGGGCTTCACTACGCTCCCACCCTGCACCTCGTGGTCATATTGCCGGACCACGTATTCCTTGCTGCAGACGTTGTAGCGGGAGAGGATTGCCATGATCTCGCCGGTCAGGTCCTCAGGGCAGGAGAAAACGGGTTCCGAATGGACAGGAGGGGACCAGACCGCCTCGAGCTCCATTCTCGGAACCCCATCATGGACGAATCCGAGGTCGAGGCAGGCGACGGTCCTGCCCTTGTAGAGACAGTGAAAGAGACCGGAATCCGTGAATGTGCCGAGGACCGTGGCCTCCACGTCCATCTTTTCTGCAAGGGCCAGAAATGCTTGGAGCTTCTCTGGAGGAACGGCCACGGTCATACGTTCCTGGGCCTCTGAGAGGAGGATCTCCCATGGATCGAGACCCTGGTACTTGAGGGGCGCCTTGTCCAGGTGGAGTTCGAAGCCGCCCGTGTCCCGGGCCATCTCCCCTACGGAGGATGAGAGGCCACCGGCCCCGTTGTCGGTTATGGATGTGTAAAGGCAGAGATCCCGGGCGCGGAGGAGAAAATCCGTCATCTTTTTCTGCGTGATGGGATCGCCGATCTGGACGGCCGTTGCCGGAGAGCCCTCATGGAGCTCCTCGGATGAAAAGGTCGCCCCGTGGATCCCGTCCTTTCCGATTCGCCCTCCGCACATGACAATAGCGTCACCGACATTCGCGCGTTTCTTGTGGCCTGGCCTGCCGCAGACCTCAAGGGGGAGGACGCCGCCTGTTCCGCAGAAGACCAGGGGTTTGCCGAGATAGCGTTCGTCAAAGACAATGGACCCGTTCACCGTGGGGATCCCGCTCTTGTTGCCCCCGTGTTCCACGCCCTCCCGCACGCCCTCGAAGATCCGTTTCGGATGGAGAAGCCCCTTGGGTATGGGCCCTGGATAATCGGGCGGGGCAAAGCAGAAGACATCCGTATTGAAGATGAGACGTGCCCCCATGCCGGTCCCGAACGGATCCCGGTTCACACCGACGATCCCGGTGAGCGCCCCGCCGTAAGGATCGAGGGCAGACGGG is drawn from Deltaproteobacteria bacterium and contains these coding sequences:
- the cas2 gene encoding CRISPR-associated endonuclease Cas2, encoding MSDQGKRPYLVAYDIADPKRLCLVHKILTRYAVPVQYSVFIGTFTPTNLEALKKELVQVIENDEDDIRMYPISRNADPITIGRHFLPEDVLLFIQNKRADITPLVRGGVHGHDLCDKKKK
- a CDS encoding type II toxin-antitoxin system RelE/ParE family toxin; protein product: MRIFVTPTFERTVKRLHEQQKAAFGEAVRTLVSQTEVGEAKVGDLSGVRVYEFRMGSLLCLLAYRALDESTIKLLMVGPHENFNRELKRLNS
- a CDS encoding ParD-like family protein — its product is MAINVKLPEALVETAKRYGAIEHRSVPKQIEYWSQIGKITTENPDLPFSVIREILIADQEEPVGEYKFG
- a CDS encoding DUF3106 domain-containing protein is translated as MNWRLHCRYWIVILASIGVLTTLPSLSSASGKEDLPWDGLTREEQEVLKPFAGRWADLSPEKKDRLRRGADRWMNMSPEEREIALERFSRWKDLPPEKRELLRKRFKKFRELPPEKRERIRRRFEWFRKLPPERKEQIRKRWESISPEKRGEKPIYIP
- a CDS encoding AI-2E family transporter; translated protein: MMFPPVNPADNKKYVGFLAFSIAFLILGLGLRLFAPFFEPMAWAIILALFSYPIHQRIRRYLRGRDNLSAAIMTALIIAFIVIPVFLLLGSLTNETFKVYVSIQERLHGQGLRLIPDLEAFPILKERFPQLIELVRGHEETIREAITDLSKRLGEILIAQGTVVFKNVASLIFKAFIMLTILFYLLRDGDRLLASFKELLPFSDRETANFFRVTHDVLSATLYGNIMTAFVQASLGIFILWVLDFSAPILWGIVMGVATFIPMVGTALVWIPATVYLVAAGMYVKAAILIGFSVLVISQIDYFLRPYLIGGKIQIHNLFLLLSIIGGINLFGFLGLVLGPIVIALCLSVLEIYKLNYLGKSL
- a CDS encoding phosphoribosylformylglycinamidine synthase subunit PurS; this encodes MPHRIEVMFKPHLRDSRGEKIARKAVHDLGLPVIGVRTVKVYLLDIALPQDRLKDVAHGPLSDPVIHVVSVDSPVSRIHDFPWTWVVEVGYRPGVTDNEGRIATEAIELLLGRRVSSTEGVYTAVQYLVEGDLAETEIRKLADGLLANELIERTIVLRRDLFDEAWERRGGGLFFAVPRVLGEKEPRVEEFDLSALSDEDLIRLSRNRLLALSLPEMAAIRAYFERPEVLAERQRRGLSHRITDVELEALAQTWSEHCKHKIFNALIRYTEGNEERIIDSLFETCIKAATKDIRSSLGDRDWCLSVFNDNAGVIRFNDRWGIAFKVETHNSPSALDPYGGALTGIVGVNRDPFGTGMGARLIFNTDVFCFAPPDYPGPIPKGLLHPKRIFEGVREGVEHGGNKSGIPTVNGSIVFDERYLGKPLVFCGTGGVLPLEVCGRPGHKKRANVGDAIVMCGGRIGKDGIHGATFSSEELHEGSPATAVQIGDPITQKKMTDFLLRARDLCLYTSITDNGAGGLSSSVGEMARDTGGFELHLDKAPLKYQGLDPWEILLSEAQERMTVAVPPEKLQAFLALAEKMDVEATVLGTFTDSGLFHCLYKGRTVACLDLGFVHDGVPRMELEAVWSPPVHSEPVFSCPEDLTGEIMAILSRYNVCSKEYVVRQYDHEVQGGSVVKPLVGILDDGPSDAAVIRPDLASFEGLVIAHGICPKYSAIDTYHMVACAVDEAVRNAVCVGGGLDLMAGLDNFCWCDPVQSEKTPDGRYKLAQLVRANLALSEICRAYGVPCISGKDSMKNDAIIEGVKISIPPTLLFSVISKMDDVRRAVTMDAKRPGDGIYVLGVTYPELGGSEYYARHGFVGNTVPRVRIPEAKARYLALSRAIRHGLVASCHDCSDGGLAVALAETAFSGGLGMEIDLGLVPAEGVDRLDHLLFSESQSRFVVTVGPENERAFEEAMSGTAFARIGHVTEGRRFALSFHGDHPFVSVDIQDLKDAWKRPLDW